The window ATAGAGTTAGAGAAACAAGGATTTGAAGATATAAAACTACAGTTAATCCCACAAAAAAAGTTTTCTTTTGAAATCGATATATTTAAGCCAAAAGTAAAAGAAAAAGACCTTGCTTTATTTACACGGCAGTTAGGCGCTATGATTGCTGCCGGTGTTGGTATTGCTGAAGCACTTGAAATTTTGGCAGAGCAGATGCCAAATAAAACTCTTAGAGAAGCTCTAAAAGAAGTAAAGGAAGATGTTGTTGCAGGTATGTCTCTTTCAAAAGCAATGGCTAAACATCCAAAAGTTTTTCCTGAATTTCTCGTGAATTTAATAGAAGCTGCAGAAGAATCAGGTAATTTGGATGTTATTCTTCAAAGAGCAACCCAATATTATGAAAAAATTGCTGCAATTAAAAGAAAAATTATAAGTGCTTCCTGGTATCCTGCAATGGTTGTTGTTATAGCAACTGTTATTGTTTTGGGAATTTTAACTTTTATTGTTCCGACATTTGCCAATCTATATGCAAGCATGGGAGGGCAACTTCCATTTCTTACACAACTACTGATCGATATAAGTAATACTCTCAAAAATAATATTTTGATAATTATAGGTGTAATTATTGGAATAATTATATTAAATAAATTTATATACAGCACAAAAGCCGGTAAAGAGTTCTATCATAGATTATTCCTTAAACTCCCCCTTCTTGGAAATATATTTCTAAAAGGTGCTATAGCAAAATTTGCAAGAACACTTGCAACACTTATTGCAGGTGGTGTTCCTATTATGCGTTCCCTTGAAATTTCGGCATCTGTTGCAGGAAACGTTGTTGTAGAAAAAGCTATTCTTGAAGCGAAAGATAAAGTAGAAAAAGGTCAGGAGATATATAAATCCCTTGACCCAAAAATTTTCCCGCCTATATTAATCGCCATGGTGAGAGTGGGTGAAGATACAGGTAGACTTGATGAGATGCTGGATACTATTGCAAATTTCTTTGAGGATGAAGTTGACAGATCAGTGGAAGCATTAATTTCAACTATAGAACCATTACTTATTGTATTTATAGGAATTATTGTAGGTGCCATTCTTATAGCTCTTTATCTACCAATATTCAAAATGGGTGAACTTATTCAATCATAATGAAAAAAGTTGCAGTTGCATTAAGTGGTGGGGTGGATTCTTCAGTGTCCGCCCTTTTGCTTAAAGAAAAAGGATACGACGTTATAGGAATTACCTTAAAATTATCTTCCGTAGTATGCGAAACAGATACACAGATATGCTGTTCCCCACAAGATGTCAAAGATGCAAAAAAAGTATCTCAGTTTTTAGGTATAGAGCATTATGTTTTAGATTGGGAAGATATTTTTCATAAAAAAGTGATTAATTATTTTTTAGATGAGTATAAAAAAGGTAAAACTCCAAATCCATGCTCTATATGTAACCGGGAAGTAAAAACAGGTCTTCTTGCAAAATATGCAGTTGATGTTCTAGGCGTTGATTATCTTGCTACAGGACATTATTTAGGAATTTCTGATATAGAAGGACATAAAGTAATCAAAAGAGGTAAAGATATTAAAAAAGACCAGTCTTACTTTATGGCTCTTTTAGAAAAGGAAATCTTAGATTATCTTATCTTTCCTTTAACAGATAAAACAAAAGAAGAAGTCAGGCAAATAGCTCAAAAATATAAAATTCCTGTAGCTCAAAAATCTGAAAGCTTTGAAATATGCTTTACGGCTGGAAAGACTCCCGGAGAATATATAGACCAGCTTGGATTAAATATAAATACTGCCGGGGATATTTTGCTTGATACAGGAGAAAAAGTTGGTAAACATAAAGGTTTATCCCACTACACTATAGGCCAGAGAAGAGGTCTTGGGGTTGCATGGAAAGAACCTCTTTATGTTTTAGACAAAGATATAAAAACAAATTCATTGATTGTAGGGACAAAAGACAAACTTTTAACTGATTATGTTGGGGCAGGAAATATCAATTTATTTGTTCCGGAAGACTTTTTATTTGAAAAAGAAATTTTAGTTCAAGGAAGATATAAGCAAAAACCCGTAGAAATAAAAAAAGTAGAAAAAGGAAATAACAAATTTAGATTTTACTTCAAAACTCCACAACCGAAATTTGCACCGGGACAAATTCTGGCTATATATACAAATGACAAACTGTTAGGCGGTGGTGTTATAGTATAGTTCCTTTATAAACTCTATTGCCTGCTCTTTAGTTTTTATTTTTCCTTCTACCTGCTTTTTTTGCAGTTCTTCTTTAATTTTTCCAACAATTGGGGAAGGTTTTATATTCAAAATTTCCATAATTTCTTTTCCATTTAACAAAGGTTGCTCTATAACTTCTTTAGTATAAATATCAAAATAATATTCCTGGAGAAAAATCACAAAAAGTTCAAGTTTTTTAAGATATTCCTTATTTTCAGAGGTGGCATAGGCATCTGCATAGGTAAGGATAAAAAGGTGAGGAATTAAACTTTTGTTCCTGAACCAGAAAAAATTTAGCTCTTTATTAGTCAGGTTATCTGCTTCTTTCAAAGCTAATAATCTAAATATTTCCAGATGAGAACCAACAAGATTTCCAATGAATTCTGATGCTTTTTTTCCAAGGGATAGCTCTCTATTTATTGAGTTCAAAATGATTTCCTTGCCTTTTATATCATGTTCCTTAAATTTTTGTTTGGTTGTGTATATTTTTCCAATATCATGAAAGAAAGCTGTAAATTTTAAAAGAGTAATATCATTAAATTCTGTAAAAAATTCCTGTTTACCTAATTTTTCTAAAAATGATTTAGGGATACTATTTTTCAATAACTCTTTTTTTTTAAAAATTCTTCCATATACTCAACTGTTTTTAAAGAATGCTCCAGCAAGGGATATTTATGAAATTCTCCTTGATTTTTGATCTTTATCATTTCATTTATTTCAGGAACAATTTGCTGAAATATTCCGGCTGATATTAGTTTTTCAATTGTTTTGTAGCTATCTTCCCCTTCAAAAATTTTTAAAATTTCATCTCTTATCCTTTCAACCGGGGAGTTTTTAACTAATTCCTTATTTTTCTTAACCCATTTTTCGTATTCTTTATCTAACTCAAAATCAAGCTGCTGGGCAATTCTAAAACCTCTGAATATTCTTACAGGGTCTTTTTGTATATTTTCATATGAAACAGGCCTTATTATTCCTGTCTGAAGATCTTCAAGACCACCGGATGGATCAAATAGAACCGTTTGGGAAGCACCCATACCCAAAGCATCATCAAAAACAATTGCCATTGCATTAATTGTAAAATCTCTCTGGAGTAAATCCTGATTAACCCGCTCTATTATTTCTTTTTCCTTATCATAAAAGTCCAGCTGGGGATTTGACATAATATCAGAGATATCCATATAAGAGAAATCAAATCTATAGCGGGTCTGCCCTTCATAGAAAATTATAGTAGCTACATCTTTTTCTTTTTCAAAAGAGAATATATCTCCTTTACCAAGGATATTTTTTAGTTTTTTTACTATCTCAAACGGGTCTGTTGTTACAATAAAATCAACATCAACTTTATTTTTAATAGGTCTGTTTAACAGTCTATCTCTTATCCAGCCTCCAACTATAAGACAGACCGTATCTTTTCCAAGAGCTTTTGCTACCTGGTCAAAATAAGAGTTATAGAATAAAAGTCCATGAACATACTTTGTTTTTATATCTAAATCAAATTCTTCCCGTTGGTCTTTGGGAATATTCTGTCTATGAAGAATTTTCTCAAGTAGTTTTTCTATTCCAAGCATTTGATTTCCTTTAGAGAATATTAAATTGTTTTAATATTTTGGCAAGCTCAGGGTCTTTTTTGGCTAATTGTTTTAAAGCCTGATACAATTCTCTTAATTTTTCTTCTTTTTGAAGTTCCTCAAGGGTTTCATCTTTAGCTCTTTTTATAATTGTCCTTCTGTCCCAGTAAGCAAACCCTATTACAAAAACAGTTAAAGTTGTAAAGATTCCAGTTATAATCCATAGAAACTGAATAAAATGGTCAAAACGCTTATTAATATCCTCAAATCGTCTGTTAATATCCTCAAAACGTTTGTTAATATCTTCAAATCGTTTGTCTATTTGCTCAAATCTTTTATTAGTTTCTTCTTTAAAATCTCTAAACTGAGTTTCAAGGATAGTTAGTCTTTTGTCTATATCAATGAGTTTTTGATAAATCATTTCATTGGTTATTTTTACATTTTTGTTTTCTGCAAAAGAAAATCCAAATAAACCTAAAGTTAAAAAAAGAGAAAATAAAACTTTTCTCATCAATTACCTCAAATAAATTCCACAATTTACTTTAATTTTATGGAATGTAATGAGATTTTGCAAATAAAAAAGCCCCCATTAACGGGGGCTTGAGAAGAAGATTTATAGAATGAATTCCTTAGAAGAGGAATCCAGCTTCGAAAGCTAAAACTGTTCTGTTGTCTTTAGCTTTTCCGCTGTCGTTTACGAAAACTTTTTTATCTGTTGAAATGTAAGCAGCTTCAAGTCTTGCAAATGTGTTTTTAGTTGGTTTCCATGTTGGTGTAATTGTAAATGACCATGCACTGTTTTTACCTGTGAGATAGATTCCACTACCGTTATTATCGCTTGAATCTCCGTTATCTACATATTCAATTCTAATTGGGAAAGTTACATTAGCAATTTGAGCATCAAGGAAATCTACGTCAATATTAAGAGCTACACCCCATGCAGAATCATCTGCTTTAGAATCACTTCCTAACGGATTTTTGGTTCCTGTGGCAGATCTTTTTGCAGCATCATCAAGAGTTGTATAATCAGCCTCAAGTCCTGCCTTTACAATTCCAAAGTCAAAGTTTGTGCAGAGAACATAGAGATTTCTTCCTTCTGCTTCGTTATATGTGTGTAATCCTACTTTTGAACCGAAACCTACAAAATCTGACAGATTGAAAGAAATACCAGCTTCGAAAGCATCTGAAATACCATAGCCTAAAACATCATTACTTTTACCTTGTAACAATCCTCCTCCTTGATTGTATCCTACATAAACTTGAGCAATTCCTGCATCATAGTTGGCTCTTGCTCCAGCATAAAGAACAGGGTGTCCTGTAAAGAGGATACCTCTTGTATAGTTTCTATTGAGAATTGTTAATGGAGCTTCACCGAATTTGTTCCAGAGAAGTCCTGCATCAATAGAAAGACCTTCAATTGGAGCAATTGTTACATAAGCAAGCCATGGTTTAAAATCTGTTGTTTTTCCCCATTTAAGAAGTCTTTGTCCTTTGCCACTATTTAAAGAATTATCTCCATTTACAACTGCTGAAGATGCTACTAATGTTGGAACTTCGAAGCTTGCGAAAGCTGCATTAAATCCGATTGGGCTGTTTGCATCAGCTTTTTTCATTAATCCGATAGCAAATGTAGATACGTGGAAATTATCGTTATTGCCATCATTTCCAAAGTTTGATAGAGCAAAATCATTGTCCTGCCAGTCGTAAGAAGCTGATACTCCACCATAGAGAACAATGTCAGAGTTAGCAACTGTAAGAGTTCCAGCCTGTGCAGCACCTGCTGCAAGTAATCCTGCTGCTGCTAAACCTAATACTTTTTTCATGTCGTAACCTCCTTAAATATGATTTTTTTCATAAATTTTATACCAAATTTTAATTCATATGTCTATTCTAATATATTATTTGTTTAATTTTCGTAACAAATACATTTTCCTTTAATTTTAGAAGGAAACAATATTTATGCCAAAATTAGGAAACATTCATAATATTTGGGGAAGTATTGATATTTCTTGATGGAAAAGATATGAAAGAAAAAAATCAATGTAAAATTTATTTTTCCTCTTCTGCACTTTTGCAAAAATTAAAAATTTTTTCTTCTTTGATAGAAACATTATTTGATGATTTTTTCTTCATCTGAAGAACTTTTCGTCGAATTATATTTCTACCTTTGTTTTTATGAAGGCAAGATTTATATGCGCATATTTGACACAAGAAATCATTTGGATTATATACTTGACCCATTAGCTTTCTCCATTAAAGAAAAAAGGGGCTTTCGCCCCTTTGGAAAATTTAGAATACGAATCCAGCTTCTACACCCATAACTGTTCTATTGTCTTTTTTGTTTCCATTATCATCTTGGAAACCTTTTTTGTCAGTTGAGATGTAAGAGAATTCTGCTCTGAGGAATGTGTTTTTAGTTGGTTTCCATGTTGGTGTGATCGTGAAAGTCCATGCATCATCACCGGCAACACTATATATTCCACTTGTTCCATCATTTACGTATTCAATTCTTACTGGAATTTCAAAAACATCCATTTTTGCAGATGCATAGAGAGCTATACCGTAAGCAGAATCATCCTTTCCAGACTTTTTCGCTGTGTCATCTAACCATTGATAATCAATATTTGTTCCAAGTTCAATACCTGCAACTTCTGTGCTGAGAACTACATCAACAAGGTTTTTGAAAGCAGAATAGTCAAAATAAGAAACAGCATAGTTAAAACCCGCTATAGAACCAATAGAACCTATAGCAAAAGCATCAGAAGGCAATACTCCGTTTATGGCACTAACGGTATCTTCACTTTGCTGAGTATACTCAGCGTAAATGTCAATTCCATCCATAATAGAGTAAGTCACTCTTGCTCCAGGATAAACGAAAGGTTGCCCATACCAAACTGCACCAAAAAGATAGTTAGGATTATCATAAGTATGATACAATTCATATCCAATATTTGTAGTAAGTTTTCCCGCATCTATAGTTAACCCTTCAATTGGTCTTATACTAACCCATGCATATTCAACATCAAATTCAGGAGAAGGAGGTAATGTCTCATCTAAGATATCCGGTTGTCCACTTGCACCAAAACCTACAGTAAAGCCAATTGTAGAGTTCATTTTTGAAGTTAAATCAATTGCAAAAGAAGAAACTGTAAAATAATCATTATTTTGATTCTTCCCATTATTTGTTGCATAGAAATAACCCGCTGTTACACCTCCTGTCATTTCAATATCAGAGTTAGCAACTGTAAGAGTTCCAGCCTGCGCAGCACCTGCTGCAAGTAATCCTGCTGCCACTAAACTTAATGCTTTTTTCATACTGTAACCTCCTTTAAGTTTTTATTAGCCAATATTAGCACATTTTTAATCTAAATAGCAAAAATGGGGCTTTTAAAGCCCCGAAATTGTTTATAAATTAAATCCTCTCTCTCCATGTGTTGCTTCATCAAGACCCATTGTTTCTGTCTCTTCGTCAACTCTTGCTCCACCTGTTAACAGAGAAGATACAAAATATAAAATGGCTGTCATAATTGCTGTGAATACTATTGTGAATAAAATAGATTCAACCTGAACAATAATTTGTCCCATTCTATCTCCGTTTTGGAGAGGAGAGCCGTCCCATGCGAGTGGTTGAAGTGCGAAGAAACCTGTTGCTAATGCACCCCAGATACCTGCCATTCCATGAACACCGAAAGCATCAAGGGAGTCATCATATCCAAGGGCTTTCTTGAGAACATAAACCCCGAACCATCCAACTATACCTGCTATAAAGCCAATAATAAGTGCACCTGCAGCATTAACAAAACCTGCCGCTGGGGTAATAGCTACCAGACCTGCAATAGCACCTGAAGCAGCACCAAGGAGTGTTGGCTTTTTAGCTGTTATCCATTCTATTAATACCCATGAGATAACTGCTGCTGCTGTTGCAAGGTTTGTTGTAAGAAGTGCAACACCTGCAACCTCGTTTGCACCAAATGCAGAACCTGCATTAAATCCAAACCATCCAAACCACAGGAGACCTGCACCAAGGGCAGTTAAAACAACTGAAGATGGAAGAATTGCTGTTTTTTTGTAATCTTTTCTTTTTCCAAGAAGTAATGCTAAAACCAGACCTGTTACCCCTGCGTTGATATGAACAACTGTTCCACCTGCAAAGTCAAGAGCTCCTGCATCAAAGAGGAAACCTCCACCCCATACAACGTGAGCTATTGGAGCATATACAAAAGTAATCCATAGAATTACAAATACGAGCCATGTGGAAAATTTCATTCTTTCAATTACTGCACCTGCAGCAAGTGCTATTGTGATAGCAGCGAATGTTGACTGGAATGTTGCAAATACCCATTCAGGATATGTTCCACTTAAAGCTTTATAATCAACTCCATTCATTAAAAATTTGCCAAATCCTCCAACTATAGCATCAAGAGCTCCATATCCGTCTGTGAATGCCATAGAATAACCCCAAAGGAACCACACAACAATTGCTATTGCATAAGCCATAAGAACCATCATTACTGTGTTAACAATATTTTTGTATCTTGTCATTCCACCGTAGAAAAGGATAAGTCCTCCCACAGTCATAAGAACAACCAGAGCTGTTGCTGTTATCATCCATGCGGTATCACCGGTATCTAACTTTGCTTCATCTGCAAAGGAAATAGCCGGCACCAGCAGGGAGAAAGCCCAAAATAATAAAGATTTAATTCTCATACTGTAACCTCCTGATTTTTATTTATTTTTTAAAGGGCTTCTACGCCTCTTTCTCCTGTTCTTATTCTTACAGCATCTTCAACAGGAATGATAAAGATTTTTCCATCACCCACTTTTCCTGTTCTTGCTGCATTTGTTATAGCTTCAACAAGTTTTTCAACCATCTCATCTTCAGCAACAATCTCAATTTTGATTTTTGGGAGAAAATCAATCACATATTCAGCTCCCCTATAAAGCTCGGTATGTCCTTTTTGTCTTCCGAATCCTTTTACCTCTGTAACTGTGATACCAAAATTTCCAAGTTCTGATATTGCCTCTTTAACCTCATCCAGCTTAAAAGGCTTGATAATAGCCTCAATTTTTTTCATAACCAAACCTCCTGTTTTTTGTTCAGAAAGTTTTAAAATAAAAAATCATGCCAAAAATTTTGATAGTATAAGTTATTGATAAATATGAATTTTTATTAAATATGGAGAGTGAGGGACTTGCACTAAGATTAGGCAATAAGGGAGGTTTTGAACTGAATTTGTGCAAAAAAAAAAGCCCCCATTACGGGGGCTTGGAAAACTTTTTATATTAAGGGCTTTTTAGAAGCCCATGTCTCCCATTCCTTCCATTCCTGCTGCTGGATTTTTCTCTTCTTTTTCTGGTATTTCAGCAACAAGTGCTTCAGCTGTGAGCATTGTTCCGGCTACAGATGCAGCATTTTGTATAGCGGTTCTTACAACTTTAGTTGGGTCTATAATACCAGCTTCAAGCATATCTACATATTCACCTGTAGCAGCATTAAATCCGTAGTTTACATTATCACTTGCTTCAACTTTTTCTATTACAACAGAACCTTCAAAGCCTGCATTGTTGGCAATTTGTTTTAATGGAACTTGTGCAGCTTTTCTTACAATATCAATTCCCCATTGTTTATCTGGGTTTTCATCTTTAAGGTCACAGAGTGCTTTAGAAGCTCTGAGAAGTGCTACTCCACCACCTGGAACAATTCCTTCTTCAACAGCAGCTTTTGTAGCATGAACAGCATCATCAACTCTGTCTTTTTTCTCTTTGAGTTCTGCTTCTGTAGCAGCTCCAACTTTGATAATAGCTACTCCACCTGCAAGTTTAGCAAGTCTTTCTTGAAGTTTTTCTTTGTCATACTCAGATGTTGTTGTTTCAATTTGAGCTTTGATTTGCTCAATTCTTGCTTTGATATCTTCTGGATTACCTTTACCACCGATTATTGTTGTGTTGTCTTTGTCTATTACAACTTTGTCAGCTTGACCAAGCATATCAAGATCAACATTTTCAAGTTTAATTCCAAGGTCTTCTGTAATAGCTTGGCCACCTGTAAGGATAGCTATATCTTGGAGCATTGCTTTTCTTCTTTCTCCAAATCCTGGAGCTTTAACAGCAGCTACTTTGAGAACTCCTTTCAGGTTGTTTACTACCAGTGTAGCAAGTGCTTCACCTTCTACATCTTCAGCTATGATAACAAGTGGTCTGTTTGTTTGAACAACTTTTTCAAGAACTGGGAGAAGTTCTCTGATATTGCTGATTTTCTTTTCATATATGAGGATGTATGGATTTTCTAATACAGCTTCCATTTTTTCTGGGTTTGTTACAAAGTATGGTGAGAGGTATCCTCTATCAAATTGCATACCTTCAACAACTTCAAGAGTTGTTTCAGATGTTTTAGACTCTTCTACTGTGATAACACCATCTTTTCCAACTTTTTCCATTGCATCAGCAATGATTTTTCCGATTTCTGGGTCGTTGTTAGCTGAAATTGTAGCAACTTGCTCTATTTCTTTTCTTCCGCTTACTTCTTTAGAAAGTTTTTTGAGCTCTTCTACTACAACTTTTACAGCTTCATCAATTCCTCTTTTTACATATACAGGGTTAGCTCCTGAAGCTATAGCTTTAAGACCTTCTGTGTATATAGCTTGTGTAAGAATTGTAGCTGTTGTTGTTCCATCACCGGCAACATCAGCTGTTTTTGAAGCAACTTCTTTAACAAGCTGAGCAGCCATATTCTCTAATGGGTCTGGAAGTTCTATTTCTTTAGCAACAGATACACCGTCTTTTGTTACATTAGGGCTTCCCCATTTTTTCTCAAGGATTACTTCTCTTCCTCTTGGTCCAAGAGTAACTTTTACAGCATTTGCTAATTTATCTACACCTGCTTTAAGTTTTGCTCTTGCTTCTTCACCGTAGATTATCATTTTTCCTGCCATCTATTTCCACCTCCTTTGTTTTTTTGTTATTGGATAATAGCAAGGATGTCGTCTTCTCTGAGAACTATAAGTTCTTCTCCATCAACAACAAATTCATTTCCGGCATATTTGCTGTAGATAACTTTGTCCCCAACTTTTACTTTTAATGGTTTGATTTCTCCATTTTCTAAAAGTCTTCCTTCACCAACGGCTATTACTTCACCTTCTGATGGTTTTTCTTTAGCTGTATCAGGGATGATAATTCCTGATGGAGTTTTTTCTTCTGCTTCTTCTGCAGGTTTGATCACTACTCTATCGTAGAGGGGTGTGATTTTAGCCATCCTGCATAACCTCCTTTTTCTTTATTTTTACTATTTAATATTATATTCCTGAATATAAAAAAATGCAATAAGTTTGCATATAAAATATGCTTGTATTTGACTCAGATTTTATAAGACCAAAATAAACCCTATACTTGATTTAAACGTTTTACCTGCCTATTTTTTAATCACTTTATATAACTGTTCCTTAATCTGTTCTAAGAGTGATTCATCTGTGATTTTTTTCTTGTCTGGAGTTCTTACATAAAAAGCATCTCTTATCCTTTCCCCTTGAGTAGCAACTTTGACTATATGGACGTAGAGATCAAATTTCGCAAATACTTTGAAAATATCAAATAGTAATCCTATTCTATCTTCTCCAGAAATATCAAATATGGTGTAAATGTCCGATGAACTGTTGTCCACTTTTACAAATGTCGGTGGTGGAATTACAGATGCTTTAAATACAGTGTTCCTTTTTTTAGAAAGGTCTTCAAGGGTAAGTTTTTTGTCAAGATATTTGGCAAACAGTTCTTTAAATTGCTCAAATTTTTTATCTTCAACAACTTCAAGGGATGAGGTTGATATTTGAAGGTCAATTACCACGATACCATCTTTTCTCATATAGCTATAAACAGAAAGAATATTAATTCCCATGTAAGAAAGTATTCCTGTTACAACAAGCAATGGATTTTTTACTTTCTTACTATCCAAAACTACAATAAGTTCGGAAAATCCTATACCATAATTTTTATCAAAAAAGAACTGGGGTTTTCCTGTTTTGAATAAAAGTTCTTCCATTTTGATATGTCTTATCATTGTGTCCAGTGGGGTTGAAAGCAGGTAATATTCAGAAAATCTTTGCATATGGAATTTTGCTCTCTCTTCTCCAAGCTCTGCTTCAAGAAGTGCATAAAGTTTTTTTCTTTTTTCTTCTATCTTTTTAGCTGCTATCTCTTCATAAGAAACATTTTCTTCAAGGACTTCCATTGTTTTGTGGTAAAGTTCCCACAGAAGAGAGTTTTTCCAGTCATTCCAGATGTTAGGACCAACGGCATTTGCATCGCACCATGTTAGGACTGTAAGCATCTTTAATAGCTCTTTGTTTTTTATGGTTTTTGCAAAATCATTTATAACCTTTGGGTCGTTTAAATTTCTTCTTTGGGAGATCTTTGCCATATCAAGATGATGTCTAACAAGGAAACCAACAATCTCTGCGTCCCTTTCAGGATAGCCAAATCTACGCATAATATCCCTTGCCATTTTTTCTCCTAAAATACAGTGGTCAGTTTTATGTCCCTTTCCTATATCGTGCAAAAAGATAGCCCATGTAAGTAAATCAACCCTGTCTATCTCCTTGTAAAGCTCATACATCATTTTTCTGTGGGGATGGTCAACTTTTTTGAGACTTTCCAGCTCTTCCACTGCCTTTATTGCATGAGCATCTGTTGTGTATTTGTGGTAAGCATCATACTGGAAATGGCACCTTTGATATCCGAATTCTGGTATAAGGTCATCAAGAACATAAAAGTCCTGCATTTTTCTAAGAGTTTTTGCAAGATTTTTTGGATCAGAGAATATTTTTCTAACAAGGCTTTTTATCTCAGGATTGTCTCTGTTTTCTCTCAGTTTTTCTTCATTTTTCCTAATTAAAAATTCCAGTTCAGAAGAAAAATCGAGATTATATTCTTTAAAATACAGGAATGCTTTTAGAATATTTTTTACATCTTTTTCAAATTTGTTTTTGTTGAATACATCAAGCTCAATAGATGTTCTGGAAAAGACATCATCAATAGGTTCATGAATTTCAAGTTCATCTTCTTCAGTAAGGGCTTTTAGAATTCTCTTTGTTATAGTGTTTATTGATTTTGCATACAGGTAATAAAGCCTCATCATTTTTTCAACGCTTTCTCTGAGGGCTTCTTCATCATAAGGAGCTTCTACATAGCCTAATTTTTTTGCTACTTCTTCCTGAAGGGGCCTGACCAGAACATCACATCTTTTATTGCATATTAGGTGCATCTCATTTCTAAGTCTTAAGAGAAAGTTATAAGCTCTGATAAGTTCCTGATATTCTTCCTCAAGGATTATATTGTTTTCCACAAAGTAGTGATAATTAGGGACGTCATCTAAAACTTTTGCAATCCAGAAAACCTCATGGAAGTCCCTCAGACCTCCTTCACCCTCTTTTATATGAGGTTCCATCATGTAAATGGTTGAACCGGTTCTTTGGTATCTCATTTTTCTGGCTCTGAGGGTAGCATTTATATAGGCTGATCTTTTCCTTCTGATTAATCTTTTAAATTTTTTTATAAGCTCGTCATAAAGTTCTTTATTCCCAATAATAAATCTTCCTTGTAGCAAAGAAGTTGCTACGGTAAGGTCTTCTTTTGATAAATCAAGGAATGTTTTTATATCCCGTGGCGAAAATCCAATATCAACTTTAAGGTCTAAAAGTGCGTAATAGAAGTTTTCTATCCCTTCCTTTAGCTGTTCAAAATTATCAGGTTCAAAAACAAGGGACAAATCTATATCAGATTTAAAACAGAGCTCTCTCCTTCCATATCCTCCTAAAACAACAATTGCTATCTGGGATAAATCTTTAAAGGATATCTCTGCAAGCTGTTTTATGGTTTCGTCTGTGAGGTCTGATAATGAACGGACTGTTTCCAGACCGTCGGCACCTGCTCTATGTTTCTGGACGATTTCCTCTTTTTTTTCAAAGTAGTTTTTTAATATTTCCTGTTTCTTTTTTTCCAGTGTTTTATTCATCATACCCTACCTACCTTCTTTTTTATGGTTTCAACTGGAATTTTATAATAAATGGGTCTTCCGTGGGGACATAGATTTGGATTGTTTGTTGCAAGCCATATTTTAAGGAGATTTTTGGCCTCTTCATCGTCGAGGATTTCTCCGGCTTCAATTGAAAGCTCACAGGCAATCTCCCCCAGAAATTTCTCTATCT of the Persephonella sp. genome contains:
- the glnD gene encoding [protein-PII] uridylyltransferase; translation: MMNKTLEKKKQEILKNYFEKKEEIVQKHRAGADGLETVRSLSDLTDETIKQLAEISFKDLSQIAIVVLGGYGRRELCFKSDIDLSLVFEPDNFEQLKEGIENFYYALLDLKVDIGFSPRDIKTFLDLSKEDLTVATSLLQGRFIIGNKELYDELIKKFKRLIRRKRSAYINATLRARKMRYQRTGSTIYMMEPHIKEGEGGLRDFHEVFWIAKVLDDVPNYHYFVENNIILEEEYQELIRAYNFLLRLRNEMHLICNKRCDVLVRPLQEEVAKKLGYVEAPYDEEALRESVEKMMRLYYLYAKSINTITKRILKALTEEDELEIHEPIDDVFSRTSIELDVFNKNKFEKDVKNILKAFLYFKEYNLDFSSELEFLIRKNEEKLRENRDNPEIKSLVRKIFSDPKNLAKTLRKMQDFYVLDDLIPEFGYQRCHFQYDAYHKYTTDAHAIKAVEELESLKKVDHPHRKMMYELYKEIDRVDLLTWAIFLHDIGKGHKTDHCILGEKMARDIMRRFGYPERDAEIVGFLVRHHLDMAKISQRRNLNDPKVINDFAKTIKNKELLKMLTVLTWCDANAVGPNIWNDWKNSLLWELYHKTMEVLEENVSYEEIAAKKIEEKRKKLYALLEAELGEERAKFHMQRFSEYYLLSTPLDTMIRHIKMEELLFKTGKPQFFFDKNYGIGFSELIVVLDSKKVKNPLLVVTGILSYMGINILSVYSYMRKDGIVVIDLQISTSSLEVVEDKKFEQFKELFAKYLDKKLTLEDLSKKRNTVFKASVIPPPTFVKVDNSSSDIYTIFDISGEDRIGLLFDIFKVFAKFDLYVHIVKVATQGERIRDAFYVRTPDKKKITDESLLEQIKEQLYKVIKK